One genomic region from Bacteroidetes Order II. bacterium encodes:
- a CDS encoding DUF819 family protein, with amino-acid sequence MKEALISDPMLILAYLFTVLATVFALSTVTAFKRFFDFLPAVIWAYFIPMISTSVGIIPDTSPLYSWTSKYILPFALFLLMLTIDLKAVLKLGKTGLLVMVLASISVWIAGIMAYALFGAYLPPEAWKEFGALTGSWIGGNANMVAVGNSFEPVVDLSRIIVMDTVVGYGWLGILIWLSTYQMALNKHFKADTRVIDELNAHLAEADTEKKPIETLQIMYIVGIGMAVTIVVVALAQFMPKVGNPTLISASTWAILLLTTLGILLSLTPIRKIEISGASRFGYFALYFLLTTIGAQGDITKIFNTPLYLVAGIFWMVTHAGLLYLIGKIFKAPSFILATASMANIGAAASAPVVAVAYQPAMAPVGVLMSMLGYAYGTYLGLLGAWVMSQLQGWF; translated from the coding sequence ATGAAAGAAGCCTTAATTTCCGACCCGATGCTCATCTTGGCCTACCTCTTCACCGTCTTGGCCACGGTATTCGCATTGAGTACTGTAACGGCGTTTAAACGGTTCTTTGATTTTCTGCCCGCTGTGATTTGGGCCTATTTCATCCCCATGATTTCTACTTCGGTTGGGATTATTCCAGACACAAGCCCCCTCTATAGCTGGACTTCAAAATACATTTTGCCTTTTGCATTGTTTTTATTGATGTTAACCATAGACCTTAAAGCCGTTTTAAAACTCGGCAAGACAGGACTATTGGTGATGGTTTTGGCATCCATTTCCGTTTGGATTGCCGGAATAATGGCATATGCCCTTTTTGGCGCGTATCTACCTCCGGAGGCATGGAAAGAATTTGGTGCACTTACGGGTAGTTGGATTGGCGGCAATGCCAATATGGTCGCTGTTGGAAATAGCTTTGAACCTGTGGTGGACCTGAGCCGCATCATTGTAATGGACACCGTAGTGGGCTATGGCTGGTTGGGGATTCTCATCTGGCTTTCTACCTACCAAATGGCCCTTAATAAACATTTTAAGGCAGACACCCGTGTGATTGACGAACTCAATGCCCACCTTGCAGAAGCCGATACGGAAAAAAAACCAATCGAAACACTCCAAATTATGTATATCGTCGGGATTGGCATGGCCGTAACCATTGTTGTGGTTGCTTTGGCACAATTCATGCCCAAAGTTGGCAATCCAACACTGATTAGTGCTTCCACATGGGCCATTTTATTACTCACCACCTTGGGGATTTTACTTTCCCTGACACCCATTCGTAAGATCGAAATTTCTGGTGCATCACGATTTGGATACTTTGCCTTGTACTTTTTGCTTACGACCATTGGGGCACAAGGCGATATTACCAAGATTTTTAACACACCCCTTTATTTGGTAGCCGGTATTTTTTGGATGGTCACTCATGCCGGACTTTTGTATTTGATTGGCAAGATTTTCAAGGCTCCTTCTTTTATTTTAGCCACAGCAAGCATGGCCAATATTGGCGCCGCCGCCAGTGCGCCTGTTGTTGCTGTGGCCTATCAACCCGCAATGGCTCCGGTTGGCGTTTTAATGTCTATGCTCGGCTATGCGTATGGCACCTATTTGGGGCTTTTAGGCGCTTGGGTGATGTCGCAACTACAAGGTTGGTTTTAG
- the galK gene encoding galactokinase, translating into MNVAKEEVIAAFVAQFGEMPRVFRASGRVNLIGEHTDYNGGWVLPAAIDKGIYLAVLPTISDYGEWISLDMNQSVIIRTTDDLRWQKQVEKTWANYLLGVMEQFQKRGLVVSSVNLVVSGDIPVGAGMSSSAALGAAFAFGLNELFYLGLSRKELALLVQQAENEYVGIKCGIMDMFTSLNGKAGYTLKLDCRTLDFQYVPLALGAFRLVLFNTGVKHALVDSAYNERRAQCEAGLAFFQEYFDPTLTNLTAVPLTWLQASRSRLDPVVYRRCQYVLEEHLRIQAASQALSDNDLQAVGRLMTATHQGLRYLYEVSCPELDFLVEAVWGQPHVFGARMMGGGFGGCTINLIHRDHVEALYQNIASSYANRFNRTPELYEVVTANGAEELLV; encoded by the coding sequence ATGAACGTAGCCAAGGAAGAAGTCATTGCAGCATTTGTGGCCCAATTTGGGGAAATGCCTCGTGTTTTTCGTGCGTCGGGACGGGTAAACCTCATCGGTGAACATACGGATTATAATGGCGGTTGGGTACTTCCGGCAGCCATTGATAAAGGGATTTATTTGGCAGTTTTGCCTACAATTTCCGATTATGGAGAATGGATCTCGTTAGACATGAACCAGTCCGTTATCATTAGAACAACCGATGATCTTCGTTGGCAAAAGCAAGTAGAAAAAACATGGGCCAATTATTTATTGGGCGTGATGGAGCAGTTCCAAAAAAGAGGCTTGGTGGTCTCATCTGTAAACTTGGTGGTCTCTGGAGATATTCCTGTTGGGGCGGGCATGTCTTCGTCTGCTGCATTAGGGGCGGCATTTGCTTTTGGTCTGAATGAGCTTTTTTATTTGGGCTTGAGCAGGAAAGAGTTGGCTTTGTTGGTACAACAAGCAGAGAATGAATATGTTGGCATCAAATGTGGTATTATGGATATGTTCACAAGCCTAAATGGTAAAGCGGGTTATACCTTAAAATTGGATTGTCGAACTTTGGATTTTCAATATGTACCCTTAGCGTTGGGGGCTTTTCGGTTGGTTTTGTTCAATACAGGGGTGAAACACGCTTTGGTGGATTCTGCTTATAACGAACGTCGGGCACAATGCGAAGCAGGATTGGCCTTTTTTCAGGAATACTTTGATCCAACTCTTACAAATCTCACTGCCGTCCCGCTTACTTGGTTACAGGCTAGCCGGAGCCGATTAGACCCAGTGGTGTACCGACGGTGTCAATATGTACTCGAGGAGCACCTCCGCATTCAAGCAGCCAGTCAAGCCCTATCCGATAACGACCTACAAGCTGTTGGCCGTCTGATGACCGCCACCCATCAGGGCCTTCGGTATCTCTATGAGGTCAGTTGTCCAGAATTAGACTTTCTGGTAGAGGCTGTTTGGGGACAACCACATGTTTTCGGTGCGCGTATGATGGGTGGAGGATTTGGGGGCTGTACCATTAATCTCATTCACCGAGATCATGTGGAGGCTCTCTATCAAAACATCGCTTCTTCTTATGCAAACCGCTTTAACCGAACCCCCGAACTTTATGAAGTGGTAACGGCCAATGGCGCGGAAGAACTTTTGGTCTAA